One part of the Sporocytophaga myxococcoides DSM 11118 genome encodes these proteins:
- a CDS encoding DUF3575 domain-containing protein — protein MKKNLLTLSLLFFAVVNSFAQKADPKNVLKIGFPELFAASLNLAYERAINDKVSFQVTGGYRHIQDSYGLTWTDNDNTRSEDRKIYSGYTVVPELKYYLTNTTWAAPKGFYISAFGRYGKYDVEFNDNTTPNNDYNATYSYTEAGGGVLGGFQFIFAKVFVMDFYIGPQMKLRTLQPVTYENKRIITDPKKAASYIGVEEDGQRPGVRIGFKIGAAF, from the coding sequence ATGAAAAAAAATCTTTTAACTCTGAGCTTATTATTTTTTGCAGTAGTAAATTCTTTTGCTCAAAAAGCTGATCCTAAGAATGTTCTTAAAATAGGCTTCCCAGAACTATTTGCTGCCAGCTTGAATTTGGCCTATGAAAGGGCGATTAATGATAAGGTTTCATTTCAGGTTACCGGCGGCTATCGTCATATTCAAGATAGTTATGGACTTACATGGACAGATAATGATAATACCAGATCTGAGGATCGAAAAATTTATTCAGGATATACCGTTGTACCAGAACTTAAATACTATTTAACAAACACAACCTGGGCAGCTCCTAAAGGATTTTACATCTCAGCATTTGGAAGATATGGTAAATATGATGTTGAATTTAATGACAATACAACTCCTAACAATGACTATAATGCCACATACAGTTATACAGAAGCTGGAGGAGGTGTATTAGGAGGGTTTCAATTTATTTTTGCAAAGGTTTTTGTTATGGATTTTTATATAGGTCCTCAGATGAAATTAAGGACTTTGCAGCCAGTTACTTATGAGAATAAAAGAATTATAACAGATCCTAAAAAGGCAGCTTCATATATTGGGGTGGAAGAAGATGGACAAAGACCTGGAGTAAGGATCGGATTTAAAATCGGAGCTGCATTTTAA
- the atpC gene encoding ATP synthase F1 subunit epsilon yields the protein MFLEIITPDEKVFSGEVVAVNLPGTEGPFEVLNNHAAIISTLDKGNVKISESHNQVKNVVIDGGLVEVLDNKIIVLAEAIIG from the coding sequence ATGTTTCTAGAAATCATAACTCCTGACGAAAAGGTATTCAGCGGCGAAGTTGTCGCAGTGAACCTTCCCGGAACTGAGGGACCTTTTGAAGTACTTAACAACCACGCGGCGATCATCAGCACATTGGACAAAGGAAATGTTAAAATTTCCGAAAGCCATAATCAGGTGAAAAATGTTGTAATAGATGGTGGATTAGTAGAAGTACTTGACAATAAAATAATTGTACTGGCGGAAGCTATAATTGGCTAA
- the atpD gene encoding F0F1 ATP synthase subunit beta, protein MANIGKITQVIGPVVDVSFEGPNTKLPRILDALEVKKLNGQVVVLECQQHLGEDRVRTISMESTDGLQRGMEVIDKGAPIQMPVGEDIKGRLFNVVGEAIDGIPQPKGDRTLPIHRHAPKFEDLSTSTEVLFTGIKVIDLIEPYAKGGKIGLFGGAGVGKTVLIQELINNIAKAYSGLSVFAGVGERTREGNDLLREMIEAGIVNYGDEFKHSMEHGGWDLAAVSTEKLKDSKATFVFGQMNEPPGARARVALSGLTVAEYFRDGDGQGQGKDILFFIDNIFRFTQAGSEVSALLGRMPSAVGYQPTLATEMGAMQERITSTKRGSITSVQAVYVPADDLTDPAPATTFAHLDATTVLSRKISELGIYPAVDPLDSTSRILTRDILGDAHYNCAQRVKEILQRYKELQDIIAILGMDELSDEDKQVVHRARRVQRFLSQPFHVAEQFTGLKGVLVDIKDTIKGFNEIMDGKYDHLPESAFNLVGSIEQAVAKGEKLLAEAK, encoded by the coding sequence ATGGCAAATATCGGTAAAATAACACAGGTAATTGGACCTGTGGTAGATGTGAGCTTTGAGGGGCCTAATACAAAACTTCCAAGAATATTGGATGCCCTTGAAGTTAAGAAACTGAATGGCCAGGTAGTTGTACTTGAATGTCAGCAGCACCTGGGAGAAGACAGGGTAAGAACCATCTCTATGGAGAGTACAGACGGTTTACAGAGAGGAATGGAAGTTATAGACAAAGGTGCTCCTATCCAAATGCCTGTTGGTGAAGATATAAAAGGAAGACTTTTCAACGTAGTTGGAGAAGCAATCGACGGTATTCCTCAGCCAAAAGGAGACAGAACCCTTCCAATCCACAGACACGCTCCGAAATTCGAAGATCTTTCTACATCTACTGAAGTTTTATTTACCGGTATTAAAGTAATTGACCTTATTGAGCCATATGCAAAAGGTGGTAAAATCGGTTTGTTTGGTGGTGCGGGAGTAGGTAAAACCGTATTGATCCAGGAGCTTATCAACAACATTGCAAAAGCATATTCAGGTCTTTCAGTATTTGCTGGTGTTGGAGAGAGGACAAGAGAAGGAAATGACCTTCTTCGTGAGATGATTGAAGCTGGTATTGTTAACTATGGTGACGAATTTAAACACAGCATGGAGCATGGTGGATGGGATCTTGCAGCTGTTAGTACAGAAAAATTAAAAGATTCAAAAGCTACATTCGTGTTCGGTCAGATGAACGAACCTCCGGGAGCACGTGCTAGAGTTGCTCTATCAGGTCTTACGGTAGCTGAATATTTCCGTGATGGTGATGGACAAGGACAAGGTAAAGATATCCTTTTCTTCATCGATAACATCTTCCGTTTCACTCAGGCAGGTTCTGAGGTATCCGCTCTTCTTGGTCGTATGCCATCTGCCGTGGGTTATCAACCTACTCTTGCAACAGAAATGGGTGCAATGCAGGAAAGAATTACTTCAACAAAAAGAGGTTCTATCACTTCTGTACAGGCAGTTTACGTTCCTGCGGATGATTTGACTGACCCTGCTCCGGCAACTACTTTCGCTCACCTTGATGCAACAACTGTATTATCAAGAAAAATTTCTGAGCTTGGTATCTACCCTGCCGTGGATCCACTTGATTCTACTTCAAGAATTCTTACAAGAGACATCCTTGGTGATGCTCACTACAACTGTGCTCAAAGAGTAAAAGAAATTCTTCAGAGATATAAAGAACTTCAGGATATTATCGCCATACTTGGTATGGACGAGCTTTCTGACGAAGATAAACAAGTGGTTCACAGAGCTAGAAGGGTACAAAGATTCCTTTCTCAGCCATTCCACGTTGCTGAGCAATTTACAGGTCTTAAAGGTGTTCTTGTAGACATTAAAGATACTATCAAAGGATTCAATGAGATTATGGATGGTAAATACGATCACCTTCCTGAATCTGCATTCAACCTTGTTGGAAGCATCGAACAGGCAGTTGCAAAAGGAGAGAAACTTCTTGCAGAAGCAAAATAA
- a CDS encoding heme exporter protein CcmB, whose translation MLAQILALIKKDLTLEWRQKYAFGGILLYVGGAIFICYLSIGVRTSQLSPATWNAIFWIIMLFISINAVSKSFFQERQQRFIYYYTIANPQAFIVSKIIYNAILMILLGIIAFAFYALVMENRVEDNLLFIFNILLASLSFASALTMISAIAAKAGNNATLMAILGFPVILPLLLLVIKISKAAIDGLDRSLSIDEIAIVLSINVIIITVTYLLFPYLWRS comes from the coding sequence ATGCTTGCCCAAATACTTGCCCTTATAAAAAAAGATCTCACTCTGGAATGGAGACAAAAATATGCCTTCGGAGGAATCTTGTTGTATGTTGGCGGCGCAATTTTTATATGCTACCTGAGTATTGGAGTCAGAACATCACAACTCTCTCCAGCTACCTGGAATGCAATATTCTGGATCATAATGCTTTTCATTTCAATAAATGCTGTATCTAAAAGCTTTTTCCAAGAACGTCAACAAAGGTTTATTTATTATTACACCATAGCAAACCCACAGGCTTTCATAGTTTCCAAAATCATTTACAACGCTATTCTGATGATTTTGCTGGGAATTATTGCATTCGCATTTTACGCCTTGGTAATGGAGAATAGAGTTGAAGATAATTTGTTGTTTATATTCAACATTTTGCTGGCTTCTCTATCATTCGCCTCTGCTCTTACAATGATCAGTGCAATAGCTGCAAAAGCCGGGAACAATGCCACTCTTATGGCCATTCTTGGTTTTCCTGTAATTCTACCTTTGTTACTACTTGTCATCAAAATTTCCAAAGCTGCAATTGACGGGCTGGATCGCTCGTTAAGTATTGATGAAATTGCAATTGTGCTTTCTATAAATGTAATTATAATAACTGTAACATATTTACTATTTCCTTACCTTTGGCGAAGCTGA